One Prunus dulcis chromosome 7, ALMONDv2, whole genome shotgun sequence DNA segment encodes these proteins:
- the LOC117633447 gene encoding DNA-directed RNA polymerases II, IV and V subunit 6A-like produces the protein MADHVCKDLDMGYEDKPLEPESEGGADEYLESIILGTRALQISMNTPVMVELEGETHPPEGRSSPASALEIRKNS, from the exons ATGGCGGACCACGTTTGCAAAGACTTGGATATGGG ATATGAAGATAAGCCACTAGAACCAGAGAGTGAA GGAGGTGCAGATGAATATCTGGAGAGTATAATCTTGGGTACCCGTGCTCTGCAGATCAG CATGAATACCCCTGTGATGGTTGAATTGGAGGGTGAGACTCACCCACCTGAG GGTAGGAGTTCTCCAGCAAGTGCTTTGGAGATTAGGAAAAATTCTTGA